The DNA region TGACCGCCTCGGGCCCGAGGGTCCCGAGCACGATCGAGGTCTGCTCGCGGGGGAAGCGCAGCGCGTACCGGGTGGCCGCCGCGCGGATCGCCGGCAGCAGCCGGGGGCCGAGCAGCAGGCCCGCCCAGCCGCCGATCACGATCCGCTCCGGGTTGAACAGGTTGACCAGGTCGGCGATGGCCGCGCCGAGGTACTCCGCGGCCTCCGCGAGCAGCGCACCGGCGGCCGGTTCGTCCGCCTCGGCGGCCGCGAGCAGGGCGGCCAGCCCCGCCTTCTCGCCGTCGCCGGGCGGCGCCGCACCCCACCGCTCCACCAGCGCCTCGGCGCCGACGTAGGCCTCCAGGCAGCCGTGCGCGCCGCAGCGGCAGCGGCGTCCGCCGACGTGGACCTTGGTGTGGCCCCATTCGCCCGCGCTGCTGGTGGCCCCCCGGAAGCGGGCGCCGTCGGCGATCACACAGGCCCCGACGCCGGAGCCGAACAGGGCGATCACCGCGTGCCGCAGGCCGCGCCCGGCGCCGAACCACATCTCGGCCTGGCCGAGCGTCTTGGCGCCGTTGTCGACGAAGAGCGGCAGGTCGGTGCCGGCCCGCAGGAGCCGGCCGAGCGGGACGGCGTCCCAGCCGACGGTCTGGCCGTGCACCACGATCCCGAGGCCGTCCGAGGCGGGGTCGCCCTGTTCGACGATGCCCGGCACGCCGATGCCGACGCCGAGCACGGTGGCCGGGTCGGTGCCGGTGCGCTCCAGCACCTCGGCCAGTCCGGCGAGGATCAGGTCGACCACGTGGTCGACGTCGTGGCCGCGGCCGGACAACGGGTGGTCGCTGGCGGCCAGTTCGGTCCGGGCCAGGTCGAACAGGGCGACCCTGACCTGGGTCTCCCCGACGTCCACACCCACCAGGTGGGCCCGGCCGGCGGCCACCCGGAGCAGGATCCGGGGGCGGCCGCCGTCCGACTCGACCGAGCCGCACTCCTCGATCAGCCCGTCGGCGAGCAGTTCGCCGGTGACGTTGCTGATCGAGCCGGCGCTGAGCCCGGTGACCGCTCCCAGCTCCTGGCGGCTCAGCGGCCCGTCGAAGTACAGCCGCCGCAGCAGCGTCGACCGGCTGCCTCTGCGCAGGTCACGCACCGTCTTCTTGCCTCGCGGGGTCATGGGTCTCCCTCCTGATCCGAATCTATCGCTGTCCGAACCCTTGACGGAAGCTTTTCTCACACGTTAAATCACGGCCTGAAGTAAGCAGTGAAGCACGGTACTTCACCTCCACGGCAAACCCGCGCCGTGCCCCGCCGGGCAGCTCGCCACCCCGAGCCCCGCCCGCACCCCCGCCCGCACCCACCCTCCCGTCCCCCTGCCGGGACGCCCGCACCCACCACCCACACCCGAGAGGGGCAAATCCGCCATGCCCATCAGCCGTGCCGCCGCGGCAGCCGTCCTGGCCGCCACCCTGGTCCTCACCGCCACCGCCTGCGGCGGGGGTTCCCCGTCCGGCGGAGGGGGCGACGGCACCCCCGGCACGCTCACCTACTGGGCCTCCAACCAGGGCACCAGCCTGGAGAACGACCGCCAGGTGCTGGAACCGGAGCTGAAGAGGTTCGAGCAGCAGACCGGCATCAAAGTGAAGCTGGAGGTCATCCCCTGGTCCGACCTGCTCAACCGGATCCTCGCCGCCGCCACCTCCGGCCAGGGCCCCGACGTGCTCAACATCGGCAACACCTGGTCCGCCTCCCTCCAGGCCACCGGCGCCCTGCGCCCCTTCGACCAGGCCGCCTTCGAACGGATCGGCGGCAAGGAGCGCTTCCTGCCCGCCGCCCTGGGCTCGGCCGGCGCCGCGGGCAAGGACCCGGCCGCCGTCCCGCTCTACTCGATGGCCTACGGCCTCTACTACAACAGGAAGCTCTTCGCCGAGGCCGGCATCGAACGCCCCCCGGCCACCTGGGACGAACTGGTCGCCGACGGCCGCAAGCTCACCGCGGGCGGCCGTTACGGCCTCGCCCTGGAGGGCGGCAACGTCTCCGAGAACGTCCACCACGCCTTCACCCTCGCCAAGCAGCACGGCACCGACTTCTTCGCCGCCGGCAAGCCCGCCTTCGACAGCCCGGGCGCCGTCGCCGCCGTCAAGCAGTACGTCGACCTGCTCGGCACCGAGAAGATCGTCGCCCCCGGGAACGCCGAGTACGCCAACAACCAGTCCGTGACCGACTTCGCCACCGGCAAGGCCGCCATGCTGATGTGGCAGGCCGCCGGCGCCAACCTCGCCTCGCACGGCATGAAGCCCGAGGACTACGGCGTCGCGCCCGTCCCCGCACCGGCCGGCGCCACCGGCGACCGCGCCACCACCTCCATGGTCGCCGGCATCAACCTCGCCGTCTTCCGGAACACCCGGAACACCGACGGGGCGCTCTCGTTCGTGAAGTTCATGACCGGCACCGAGGAGCAGATCCGCCTCAACAAGGCCTACGGCACGATCCCCCCGGCCAAGGACGCCCAGGCCGACCCGGCCTTCGCCACCCCCGAACTCGCCTCCCTCACCGCCGTCCTGTCCGGCAGCGCCCTGCCGCTCCCGCAGGTCGCCGACGAGAGCCAGTTCGAGACCCTGGTCGGCACCGCCGTCAAGAACCTGCTCGCCGCGGCCGCCGCCGGCAAACCCGCCACCGACGACTCCGTGAAGGCCGAACTCACCAAGGCCCAGCAGCAGATGCCGGCCAACTGAAGTGATCCGCACCCGACTCGCCCGCCTCCGCCCGCCCCGCACCGCGCTCCCCTACCTGCTGCTGCTCCCCGCCCTGCTCCTCGAACTCGCCGTCCACCTGCTCCCGATGGTCGTCGGAGCGGTGATGAGCCTCAAGCGGCTCACCCAGTTCTTCATCCGCGACTGGTCCGCCGCCCCCTGGGCCGGGCTCGCCAACTACCGCACGGCGGTGGACTTCCACGCCCCGGTCGGCCGCGCCCTGCTGCACTCGTTCTGGGTCACCTGCGCGTTCACCGTCCTCGCCGTCGGCCTCTCCTGGCTGATCGGCACGGCCGCCGCCGTGCTGACCCAGGACTCCTTCCGCGGCCGCGGCCTGCTGCGCGCCCTGTTCCTGCTGCCCTACGCGCTGCCGGTCTACGCGGCCGTCATCACCTGGTCGTTCATGTTCCAGCGCGACACCGGCCTGATCAACCACGTCCTGCACGACCAGCTCCACCTGGTCGACGACAAGCCGTTCTGGCTGATCGGCGACAACAGCTTCACCGCACTGGTCACCGTCTCGGTCTGGCGCAGCTGGCCGTTCGCCTTCCTCACCCTCACCGCCGGACTGCAGAACATCCCGCGCGAACTCTACGAGGCCGCGGCCCTGGACGGCGCCGGGACCTGGCAGCAGATCCGCCGGATCACCCTGCCCTCGCTGCGCCCGGTCAACCTGGTGCTGGTGCTGGTGCTCTTCCTCTGGACCTTCAACGACTTCAACACGCCGTACGTCCTGTTCGGCCGCTCGGCCCCGGAGGCCGCCGACCTCGTCTCCGTGCACATCTACCAGTCCTCCTTCGTCACCTGGAACTTCGGCGCGGGCTCGGCGATGTCCGTCCTGCTGCTGCTCTTCCTGCTCCTGGTGACCTCCGGCTACCTCCTGCTCACCTCGCGCCGGAAGGACGCAGCATGATCAACCCTCCCGCGTCCTTCCGCTGGACCCGCCGCATCGTCCTCGGCGCACTCGCCGTCTTCGCCCTCGTCCCCGTCCTGGTGATGCTGAGCAGCTCGCTCAAGCCGCTCCGGGACGTCCAGGGGCCGTTCCGCTGGATCCCCAGCACCGTGACCCTCCGGCCGTACCTGGACATCTGGCGGACCGTCCCGCTCGGCCGGTACCTGGTCAACTCCCTGATCGTGGCCGGCGGGGCGACGGTCTGCTCGGTGCTGGTCGCGATCCTCGCGGCGTACGCGGTCAGCCGCTACCGCTTCCGGGGGCGGCGGTTCTTCACCGTCACCGTGCTCTCCACCCAGATGTTCCCCGGCATCCTGTTCCTGCTGCCGCTCTTCCTGATCTTCGTCAACGTCGGCAACGCGACCGGCGTCGCGCTGTACGGCAGCCGCGGCGGCCTGATCCTCACCTACCTGACCTTCTCGCTGCCGTTCTCGATCTGGATGCTGGTCGGCTACTTCGACTCCATCCCCCGCGACCTCGACGAGGCCGCGCTGGTC from Kitasatospora sp. NBC_00458 includes:
- a CDS encoding ROK family transcriptional regulator — its product is MTPRGKKTVRDLRRGSRSTLLRRLYFDGPLSRQELGAVTGLSAGSISNVTGELLADGLIEECGSVESDGGRPRILLRVAAGRAHLVGVDVGETQVRVALFDLARTELAASDHPLSGRGHDVDHVVDLILAGLAEVLERTGTDPATVLGVGIGVPGIVEQGDPASDGLGIVVHGQTVGWDAVPLGRLLRAGTDLPLFVDNGAKTLGQAEMWFGAGRGLRHAVIALFGSGVGACVIADGARFRGATSSAGEWGHTKVHVGGRRCRCGAHGCLEAYVGAEALVERWGAAPPGDGEKAGLAALLAAAEADEPAAGALLAEAAEYLGAAIADLVNLFNPERIVIGGWAGLLLGPRLLPAIRAAATRYALRFPREQTSIVLGTLGPEAVTLGAATLPLSDFLESGGELPVRSAHPARVVPEVRA
- a CDS encoding ABC transporter substrate-binding protein, which codes for MPISRAAAAAVLAATLVLTATACGGGSPSGGGGDGTPGTLTYWASNQGTSLENDRQVLEPELKRFEQQTGIKVKLEVIPWSDLLNRILAAATSGQGPDVLNIGNTWSASLQATGALRPFDQAAFERIGGKERFLPAALGSAGAAGKDPAAVPLYSMAYGLYYNRKLFAEAGIERPPATWDELVADGRKLTAGGRYGLALEGGNVSENVHHAFTLAKQHGTDFFAAGKPAFDSPGAVAAVKQYVDLLGTEKIVAPGNAEYANNQSVTDFATGKAAMLMWQAAGANLASHGMKPEDYGVAPVPAPAGATGDRATTSMVAGINLAVFRNTRNTDGALSFVKFMTGTEEQIRLNKAYGTIPPAKDAQADPAFATPELASLTAVLSGSALPLPQVADESQFETLVGTAVKNLLAAAAAGKPATDDSVKAELTKAQQQMPAN
- a CDS encoding carbohydrate ABC transporter permease yields the protein MIRTRLARLRPPRTALPYLLLLPALLLELAVHLLPMVVGAVMSLKRLTQFFIRDWSAAPWAGLANYRTAVDFHAPVGRALLHSFWVTCAFTVLAVGLSWLIGTAAAVLTQDSFRGRGLLRALFLLPYALPVYAAVITWSFMFQRDTGLINHVLHDQLHLVDDKPFWLIGDNSFTALVTVSVWRSWPFAFLTLTAGLQNIPRELYEAAALDGAGTWQQIRRITLPSLRPVNLVLVLVLFLWTFNDFNTPYVLFGRSAPEAADLVSVHIYQSSFVTWNFGAGSAMSVLLLLFLLLVTSGYLLLTSRRKDAA
- a CDS encoding carbohydrate ABC transporter permease — its product is MINPPASFRWTRRIVLGALAVFALVPVLVMLSSSLKPLRDVQGPFRWIPSTVTLRPYLDIWRTVPLGRYLVNSLIVAGGATVCSVLVAILAAYAVSRYRFRGRRFFTVTVLSTQMFPGILFLLPLFLIFVNVGNATGVALYGSRGGLILTYLTFSLPFSIWMLVGYFDSIPRDLDEAALVDGCGPLQALVRIIVPAAVPGIVAVAVYAFMTAWGEVLFASVLTDDETRTLAVGLQGYATLNDVYWNQVMAASLVVSVPVVAGFLLLQRYLVAGLTAGAVK